TTCCAGAAATATAAGAGTTTTAagtgtttgtttcattttagTTTGTTATCATTATTTAGAGCTATGATCCAGCCTTACAGGCCGGCTGAAGGGGCAGCTTTTTGTAAGGTTCCGTTGCTTCTGTGTCTAAAGAAGGACAAGGGAACAGCCATCAAAATACATAAGAGTCTTCTGAAGAGAAAAAGCTACTGGTGCAAATAGGGGACCTGCTGTTTGGACACTATGCTTGATATCAGGAGTCAAAGGTGAGAAGACACTGACTCCGTAGCGCCACCTTCAGGCCATAGAAACAAAGTGACAGGCTGCATGTCAGCACTAAACACTGGGGCCTCCCACCCGAGCCCCGGGGCCCCCCAGGACAGAGTGCAGTCTGCAGGGAAAAAAGAGCCCCAGGATGTGTCTGGATGGGTGGACCATTCCAAtcagagccccccctcccactgacCAGCTTTGCCGATTCTGAGCAGAACCGCGCTGTAATATTTACGCCGGCCGTTCAGGATACGGGAGGGTGCAACCGCAGGATCGGCAGCGGGGGGCAGCGCGGCTGGCCCGACCATTGGGCGAGACGCTGGGAAAAGGGGGTATGGCTTGTCGACCATTGGGCGAGATGCTGGGAAATGGGGGTATGGCTCGTCGGACACATTCGCAGGTAACATTTTTATTAGTCCAGCTTCTCGATGACTGGACAAGGCGGAGGACATTCTGTCAAAAAACCCACGCCAACCCCCACCCAGGTCAGGACTTACGCCGCCTTGCGCCTTTGTCCAAATCAAGATCCTAGTCATCAGTCAGTGGTTTGTTTGAACTGTTACTAAATCATAATTCCAGTTTTCGtccctaacacacacacactcacacacactcacacacaactgCATAAGTAAATCTTCCACTGGGAATCAGGAACAGACATATAAATATATGCGTTTATTGTGTACGGAGAAAATCCGCTAATATAAATGGGGTGACTTAAAAAGGCCCAGCTAGTATAGCTCTGTCTCAATCAGCATTGTCACCATTttctaataataaaaaatactgaACATTTTGCCATTTAACATGATGCTTCCTGGTACAAAAGGGAGGAAACACAGAGGGGTTTGCCTCACAGCCGTGGGGCTGCGGTGCCTCCCGCTCTCGTGGGTCTGGACCACATGCCGCGCTGGGGGTGGTCAGCTGGCGAGCCGGACACTCATCTGGCTCTCTGTGCTATTTCTTTGTGCATTAcgattatcccccccccccacccagttaATGGGAAACATCACCCCACTCACTGTTGTACACCCTGACAGAATCCCACTAACCCTGGTTATTGTGGCCTAATAACACTCTCCCCCAGCCACGGTAGGGCAGCATTCCTGCCAACAaggcttcgggggggggggggggcggttaagcacacagaaataaataaataaacacaggaCACTGTCGTTATTTAACTTGATCATCACTCTCTCTGCGCACATGCACAGCGGCCCCATGCTGGCAGACGTCTCACTCCACACCATATGCTCCTTGCTGACTGAACTCCCTCAAATCTGCAGCTcttatcattaaaaaaaaaacaaaaaaacaagctaATGGAAAAAAACAGGCTTGGAAGCGACCCCTCCAAACCTAAGCAGACCATTACATAAGAATCATTTTACAACACCAAGTTTTCTTCCAGTTTCTTCCAGTTTCAAAGCTCTTCTTTCATGTTCAACACCTGAAATTTCCCCATCATGTTTCTGTAATGTAGCATTATTCATACACATTTAGATATTGTGAATTTAGCAGGGTGTGCATCTCTCTCTCAAACAACATGATACAGACCTAGACACAATACACTGTGATTAAACTCTGATTGGATACAATTTAAATAGGTTTAATTTCATCCAATGTTATGTATCGAATTGTCCTCCttttgaaataaaaacacattcaaaacattttttgaaaATCACCATATTAACTTTTCACTGCAAAAACCATCTGAGACTATATATTGCTGAAGTTGATCATATGATCTTAACAATAAGAAGCATGACAGTAGTGTGCTTTAACACGTTTTATCGGATTTTGGCAGTATTTGGAGACACTTGAACCAAATTTCCAAATCAAACCAGTTTTGTATTACGCCCCTAAAAACGAGCTCAAAGCAGGCTGGCTAACTAAGCAAACTGTGATTCTCTGCCGGTTCAGGTGTGTTACAGCACAGAACCAAAACATATCGGCGACAAAACTGTGTATAAGCTGACGACAGATTTCTATCATACCGACACGTTTTCAGAATCTCGCTAAACAGCAGAACTTCCTGTCCTGTGAAGCTGGAATCGTCATGCTGTTACAGGCAGCCCACTGCGCGATACACAGGCCACGGGCCTGGTGGCCATTCGGTGCGCACAGAAACGCTTGGCTCAGCCGGGGTCTCGCTGCCTCGCAGCTGGACAGCTTCCCCAGGAATGCAGCGGGCGCCGTGTTTGCCGTTCGGCAGCTGACGGGCAACAAACGGCCAATtctctcattaaaaaaaaaaatgcttaagCGATTCAGTCGTGTTTGAAGCAGGAAAGCAATGCAGGAAAACATCTGAGGCAGTTTTATGGCAGGGATAGCGTGTTCCTGTGGTCAGTCGCAGGAGGGTTTACTGCAAGTGCAAATTTTTCGGGAGAAAGCCAGGAAAGCTGGCGGAGATGTTTAAGAAAACGCGTCCGTAAATAAATAGCTCCGCTGGGTCTGGGCCCCTCCGTGAGAACAACACATTTCTGCGATCGTGTTTTTCAATCTCAGGgagagaatttaaaaaaaaaagaaagaaaagaaagggACAACATGAAATTCGGgcacagggttagggttagggttaggtataGGGTTAGGCACCCCTCGAAGAGTAGTGGATCAATCGTGCGCATTCCAGTCTTAGTGGCTGCCCGACGGACACTTCCGGAACTCTCCGTGCGACGGTGCCATTCATTCCTCACCATCATAGCCATTCCATAACAGAATCCCTCCATTTTCTTTGTGACCTAATGCCAGGCCAGGATGCTCCATATTTTGAAACAAACACCCCCCTGGCAGCTCTCTCATCTGGCTGAAAAACAGGTCCCTTCCCATCCCCCTCCATCCCTGGACATGTTGCCTCCAACAGTAAAGAAAGAGCCACATTCGTCTGTAAAAACAGGCCCTGGCAGCCAGACGCAAGGACGACCTGCGGTTCAAGGAAGCCCCACTCTGAGTGACGTCAAACCGGCAGCGCGGGGGGGTTGTGATTAACAGGTTCCCCGCATTGTCTGCAGGACGCCCACGCTCCTCGTCGGCCGTGTGAAATCACCCCATAGACTTTGGCACCGCATGCTGGCTCATGTTAAAACGTTTTGCTAGATTAAGCCATATCAGACCTGGGGGGGTTACACTCACCTTAGTTGTGCAAAATGTTAATTAGTACAAGAAAAGAGGGCTTATCGCCTTCCTGCGAAATCCTGAAGACTGATTCCTCAACCCCAAACGGTCACAGCAATACTTGTTGGTGCAAGTTTAGATAAATTGTTAcatcagtgcccccccccccactgccggtGGGAGGTGCAGAACACGCAGATTTACGTATCCGTGCTTTAAGGGGATGACGCACCAGTCTCGACCTACGCAGCCGACGACTTCGCCTCGTTCCACCGCGACCGTGGTCCCTGTGACTTCAATCATGCCGGTTTCATCCGCCCGACCAAATCATCTCCCGGGTGCCGTGGCAGAAAAACATGGAATAAGTAATCATGGAAAGATGGCACCCCAATAGACCTCGAGGCGGGTGACAGTGCTCTCCATCAGGGGCCAATCGCAATGCCCTGACTGGTCTGAATCACTCCGTCTCGGGCAGATCCCACGGCTCATAATGGCCAGGAAAAAGGGGAACGGATAGATGACAGCCAGAACTAGGATTAAGGTGGGGATCACACACTAAGGGTTAAAATCCATGTCATGTGGTGACACTGATGCAGCGGGGAGGCCAGCGGGATGCTGGGGGTGGAGGGACACGCGGTACAGAGGGCAGGGCAAGGCAGGTGGAGGAGGCGGGGCCAAGTTGCCGGAGGAGATGGGGCAGTAAAGGGGAAGGGGTGGAGCAGGGTGGGCGGAGCTTACCGCAGGTAGTCCCGCCGGCAGAGGATGAGGTTGGCCTTGGTGTAGAGGGTGGAGCCCACCTCGCCAAGCCGGCAGTCACAGCAGGCACACTTCAGGCAGTCCTCGTGCCAGTACTTGTCCAGGGCCTTCAGTAGGTAGCGGTCCTTGATCTTCCGGTTGCAGCCAGCACAGCCCTTGGGCTTGGTGTCTGGCTGGACGGAGAGCATCTGTATACCTGCAGGAAGGAGGGGAGACCATCTAAGGGGGTGCCTGAGAaacctgggggcggggggcaacATCGCAGGCCTTGTCTGAAGGAGGTCATAAACGAGATCAGCCCTGTCTTATTATTTCAGCtctaatattttattaatttacacATTATTACTAATCGGAGAAAATATCACCTGTTGTTGGGATATTAAAAAGAAGACATGCCCGAACTCCGCTCACAGTCATTTACCCTAATGACCGTACAGGTAAACAGGTAATATCCAAAAAATCTTATACATAAACATGGACTTTGGTTAAGTTTAAAAACTgattaaaacacaaaaacattaatattaaaaCGAGCTCTCTGAATTCAGTACTGCTATTAATAGAAACGAACTAAAATACGCGCAAGTAATTAATTCCAGCTAACTGTACTCTAAAGAGATACATGGGCATTGGTTTAGActcacgcacgcgcacacacacccacacaacgCCGCTCACTaactctctccccccccccccccccccatccctttcCTCCGGGGACCCGTCCCAAAGCCTTTCTGCAGGAACTGCCATTGTCTGCCCCTCCTCGGGGTGTGAAAGactttttttattgaaatgcAGGAGTAACAATGTGGGCTCACGCACAGGTCGTAATTAGCATTCTTCCTTCGTACGGGCTGGGCGAGCGTCCTCTCTTCTTTTGTGCGTGATCAACCCTTAAAAAAAGTTCCCCTTTTAAGTGGGATGGTGTTTCGCAGCGGTGCTATATCACGTTGACGTGTGCATCTTGCCCAGTAATGAATAAGGAAATGTTTAGAGGGGAAGCCAACTTGGGGTGAAGAGTGGAGACGCTCCGCCGGCGAATAATGATTTGTTTATATGTTAGTTCGGTGTTTAGCGGTGACAGAACAAGGGCCTCTCCCGACGGCGAAATGCACAAAAGTTTGCAATCCTTCCCCACACACATCcgtttattttactttataatGAACAGAAAAACACGCGATTGCTGGAAACAAGGCAGCACCCGGCTTGTAGGACTAACTTTTTGCTCCCATCTACCACCTGCACGGAAAAGATCAGAATCACTCAAATGAGGAACACACAGCCGATCGGGAGTCCCAAGACTTGCAAGTTAATTAAATTGTGCTGAGATGCACAAGAAACGGCGATTCCTGCGACCTCGTTTTCTGGATTGCGTTACAGCCCTAAAAGAATGAGGCCACCCTGTGAATTGTCACATCCGAGACGTGATTTTTGTCGCCGGTTTACGCGAGGCCACGCCCACGTGTACCGCGGGACAAGTCGGGATGTCAGACACGCCTGCAAGCCACCCACCTGGGCTCATATTACTCACGGGCGCTTGTCACCCTGCGCCCGTTCTTCGAATCCCAAGAATGCAATTAAGAGTCATCATTTCGCCGTATGCGCTGATTAGCAATAATACCTACATTTTTCATCTTACAGTACAGTTTTCTAaagtaaaaaagaaagaaaaatcacaATGAATCTCAAAGGTGCAACGCAACCAAAATGAGTGTCCGTTAGTAACTGGTCATTGGGTGAAAGACTGCACTTAATACTGATTGATCCTTATATAGAGATTTACGTCGCTTTGGAGAATACTAGCAGGACTTTGGATTTTTTCCAGTGCTGGAGATAAACAGGCCTACCTTTCGCCATCTTTACAAACTGAAGTCAGAAAATAACGATCAAACAAGTACGACTGGAACATTGTGCCGACAAGAAAATTGAGAAGCTGGGGCTGATATCCTTATCGGAACAAAACAGACCACTAAACATATTCCTGAATTCAAATGAAGGTAGTTGCTACCTTTTAATACAACTCAAAGCCTACCGCACAATGAATAATATTAACAAGTAAAAAATACACTAGAGGGGCAATATGAAATAAGCCAGATTACAATAATTGTCTAATACTTTTTTATTAAAGTGAAACATGTTTGGAGTCACCAATGTGAATTATTTTTAGAAATGGCTGTACAAATTTCTGCCAATAATTACAAAATGGCAGGCATTTCCACAGTGCTGCAGAAGAAATTTAACATTTAcctgcactgtaaaaaacaCAGTAATTTCACTTTTACCTGCCAATTTATTTCTGTTACTCTGCTACTCTCCACTCCTGAACTTTAATGTTGCATAGATCCTCTCATTCCTTTACGCTCTATAACCTAAATGCTCGGCATTCAAAGTGCAACGTTAATGCCGTACTTTAATATACGTGCTGTTGAACTATACGTACAAAACCTATACAACTGGTTTCAAAATCGCGGAATTTCACTGTGCTTCAGAGATGTAGAATATATGGTAAAATGCATCATCAATTATTCCAGTTAAGCAGACAACACCCAGAAAGCAGAACAGCGACGAGCAGCAAAAAACTAACAGTCTTTAAATGTTATAGAAAAGTCACGTTACCATATTTAGGTTTCAGGATACGAGCACCTGTATACATCGTGCACATTCTTGTACCAGTAAGATCATTCTCTCATATTAAACTCCTTTGAAACTAGCACCTTAATTTTGTAGCAGTTTGATAACACCCGGAAAACCAGTTCAATTTGTATAATAAATTCTGGATAGGTCTAATGTTTTCCATTATATATAAACACTGACTGCTCAGCACACATAATACCATCTAATGTAGGCCTATAAGCTGTATTTAAATCCTTGTGCTTATCATCTTAAGCTGTTTTTATCCAAATACACTGATTCTAACTCAGCGGATCCTTCATTTCACACTGCTAAGAGGCTGTTTTCTATTAATGAAACTAATTTTGCAAATGACTGCCTTTACAAATTTGCAAAGTTTAGTCTATATAATACGAAAACAATGCGCCGTGCAGTATATGTATTTAAGATTTAAATTACTAACTTTGAAAAGTATCGCATGATTGGTGTTTGGCTCCTTCAAAATAGGATATTTACTTAAGTTTCAACAGTAAAATATACTTCCCATAACAAGTTAGAATAATAGTaagaaaacacaatttaaacGCTATCGCATTAGTAATAGCACACTATTTTATTTCGTTTCGTTAATAAAAGGGGAGCTTTTAATTGGCTGGATTGGATTGTAAGCAGAAACCCTGGTTGATTGCCTCTTTTGTCCATCCTTGCTCTGTATCGTTCATCCGCACCGTCTCAGCTCCGCTGTTTAACACAATGAAGTACCCGCAACTCATTAACAAAGGAAAGAGTTTCAAGTCCCCTTAGCTGTAAACGCGGGGTTTTAGTTAAACCCATCACGTCTGCAAATACAAATTTCCATTACGCATCTTTACAGCAAAGCCGCACATTATTCAAACAGCACTCTGTTAATATTACAATAAGGCCTAtataccaaataaataaaattagagACTGCGAAATAAAAGATTATTTAAGAGTGAGGAGAGGATATCGTTTTCTAAATCAGCATTTTAAGTGATCGCTTGGAGTTAGTCCCAAACCCgctgtttattttgcaataaattGAGCGCGATCGCTGTTTATACTTTGAGCGGTTGCAAGGTGCGGAGACTCACTCGCGTACCGGGAGACGGAGCGGAGAAGCAATTTAATTCCCCCGTCTGCTCATCAGAGCCGCGGGACTCAGGGATGCTGACATTTCCCCCACTCTTATCAGTTTAATTACAGTTACCATGGCAGCAAAGTGCCAGCGCTCGGCAAAGGCCAATGCGACAATGCTGAGATTTGCTACAGCAAACCGATTGCCCGGCCGAGCTCCCCCGCATAATAAAAAGCgagtggggatgggggggggcgggtggtgCGGTAgaaaatgaggggggggggggggatcacttTTCGAGTTGTCGTTTCCCGTCTCAAGTGCTAAACGTTTTATTTTGAACAATCACCGGCGGCACTGTGCGGTTTCCCCCCTGGTTAGGCTGATAAAGTATCGCTTGTCCGATAACTTTGCGCTGCCATAGCAAAAGAGTCCGAGCATTTCGCTTTCAAAACGCGAAGCTCAAagcaaaagaaattaaaaaaagactttCACACTGTCAGGCATGTATGCATAACCGATGTAAACTTATGCTGCCTATTAATAGTATTATTCATTCAAGGCGATATATAACTAACCTTCAGCAAAAATTGATGTTATGATcccaagtttatttttttcggAAAGCGGCATTCCGAATTTCAAAGGTCGACACGTCGTAAAGCTGATTTTGAAGAAGCAATACTATAAAGTGAAAACCGCACACGAACATCTTACCGAAACTTTTCTCCCTTTTCTGCATTTGTTGACTTGCTCCAGCAGTCCGTCTCCTCCGAACCAAAAAGACAAacaagcaaaagaaaaaaaaaaaaaaaaaaaaaaacaccgcgCGACCAGAACCCGAGATCCGCGTCTCTCCGGGACAAAATGAGCAGCTGTATGCGCTCACGCCGGGGGTGGCTCGCTATTGTTCCGGGTAACGATCCACCTCACCACCGGAGGAAGGACaagaaagggaaaaaacaaaaagatgaAAAGAAGGAAAAGAAACCGACCAACGATACGAGGAAGGGAGGACAGCAGGTCTCACGTAAAGCTCGCCCGGCGATCGGGAGCCGCAGCAGCGGTGTCTGCCTAAGCGAGTGAAGCTGAGCGAATGACAGTGGAGGACAAAGGCACATGTATACCCCCTCCACGGCGCCGCGATCTCATAATCCCCCATGCTCCTCGCTCACAGAAATGACTGAGGGCACCATGGAGGAGTCTGATCGGTGCACAAACAAAAGCTGCATAACCGAATTGAAAATTTGACCAAAAGCCTAAACACGGAGCAGGATGCGGGAAAAAACGCGACAATCCCGCAACAAAGACTTTATGAGCGTCACTGGTAAGACGGTAAACTGCTTTTTTCCCTATAGGACTCTCTCTCAGATGACTCGCTCTCAAGTGATTGTAAACTACCGAAAAAAACTGCTGGACATCGAGAGATTGTGTGCGGCACACAATGAACATTATTATAGCCTGTTATTCTGCTAACTACGACAGCATGACTTTATGTAGCTCTACACCTTTCCGACAACTTGTGTGGCGTAGCCTTGATAGGTACCAGAACTCGGAACAAGAATAAGGTGTTAAACATTAAAAGCATTTTAAGCGATTCACACATCCCCACACTCTGAAGCTTATAAGTGCCATCGCCACATTAATCGTAACACAGTTGATACTGTAGCCTACATGACAGCTGAAACGTGATTACAGCCATTCATTTTGACGCCTGCAGGAAATCATAGCAAACAATATACTGACAACAGTAAGCCATAACTAGACATACACGCTCAATACTAATATTAATATATCACCACTTAAATTTGTTTGATATTATTTTTAGATTGACCTCTCGAAAATACagcataaaatgcattttattaatttacaaaaatTGACGTAGTATTTTAAAACCATATTACTTGTATTCAGACGTACAacgagagaaaaaaaaaacatcggcTGCACTTTACTCACCTTATTAGCCAAGTTATGCAAAGGACTCAGTTCAAAACAGGTACCGTAGTGCACCTTTCAACAATATCCCCACTGAACTAAAAGTTCACAAAATCGGCATTGCCCTACTCGGGGGTTAAGCGCTGTTTAAGTTAGAAACGGGGTCCGCATGGATCCGCGACCGGGGGGCTCTGCAGCCAGCTACAGGTGTCCAGTTTCCATCCGAAGCCGTGCTAGTTCTGATGGGCTCAGAGCAACTTACCCATCGGTGACTGAGAGATGTTCAACAGAGAAGCGGGCCTTTATTATCTACAAGCCCGATCCCTCACCGGTGAGACATAACACGGCATAGAAAAGGTCATTCAGTTATTACCGCGAACTCGAGTAATGCGAACGGGCGAGTGCACTCTCACACgcatccctctctctccctccctccctccctccctctctccctctttccctctctccccaatacacacacaccctcactcATCCATACCGTCATACTCACACCCACGGCACCAAATGCGCTAAACCACTGATGTATTGCTGTCCCGTGTAACTACTGCAGTGAGACAGCAATTTCTGTGGTAGGTCAGATATTTAGCTTTTACAGATAAAAAAGACAGCCTGGGAATGTTTTAGGGCAACCTAATGGTCTCATCGTATGGGTTGATATCAAAAGATCTCGCGGTATTACAGGATCAATTGATGGTGTAAGGAGGGGAGGACGGAGGGTATTATCCCGTCTTGGACTCGGGTGGACTGCCGGTTATGCGGGGCCAGACGCGCAGTTCACGGCTGTCGGATCCGGATCTGTAAGTGAAACCTTAACAGCTTCAGCTGCATTTTATCGCTAAACGCCATACTCAGTTAACTTTATCACATAACCTTTGCGTATTAAACACAGAATATACacttaaaaaataaaccaaattTCTTTGTAAGTATATCGTGTCTAATAAATGCAGCGAAAGCAGTTATGAAGCAGGGATAAACGTAATGCACGGTGCGGAGGGCAGTAAAATGACAGTATTAATTTTCCACACAGCATTGAAATGAAAGCTGTGGTTTTTATACAAACACTACACGAGCTCTTGTCGTTTCTGTGATGCGGCACTTGCGTGTCACGGTATGCATTTTATTCGTGAGGAGTTTCAACTGCTTTATTGAACTGCTtcattaaataaacaaacacacaatgaaataaaacccCCCGTCTGTCTCACTTCTttggagaaaaagaaaaatcgaTAGCAAAAATCGAAGCGACGGATTGCCAGTAAATACGGCCGGATAAGTTAGAAATAAAATTGCTTAAACCGCACTGATATTAATACTGTTTAATTCACATCGATCTTTACATGATTAGGGAAATTTTCGTTTTTCAATCCAATAAGTATGTACCTCTACACAAAGAACACTTTAGTGTACAGAATAATCCATTAAAAAGTTTTAATGAGTAAAAACAGTCCTTTAATTACAAGTAAAACAGTCCAGGACGTTTTTATGCTTTAACTTTAGACTACACGTCTAAATAGAGCACCCCTGCGGCGCACTGACACACTCTGGATAAGCGCCTTTTCCTCAATCTGCTGTGTTTTCCACGTGCACGAGACAGTGTCAGGTGCGCTTTGTGTGGGAGACCCCTGTCTTAACCCTGTGCCACTTAAGGGACACTCTGACCCCTTCAAACATGCCTGAGGTCATGCACACCTGCAGAGTAAACACGTCTAGTGCcctatataatgtatattttaaacataattttcccTTGCACACTGCTTGGCCATCAGTCTCAATTGTCTGTTTATTTCATCGTTTATTTCACATTATGTATTTACGCCATTGACAGACATTGGCTACCAAAATGAATTTGATGCGAATTTTAGAAACAGTTTGCTGCAGAAATGCATGCGGAAACTGTAGCAATGTATTTCTTGAGGTGTGTATTCATTTTGTTGGATCATAGATAATTAATATAACATTTTTGCCCtcaattttattttgacaaataTTCACGTGACCTACTTTATTTTCTAATCGAGGAGTTTAGGTGTTAGTATCTAAATGATGTTTTTAACTTTTGGTTTTAAGGTTAGACTGATATAGACTGATATGAGGTTGTGAATTGTTGTTATATTTAAATCTATTATCATAAGCAGAATAGAGAAAGTAGGCTACAGCTTATAAAGTGGTGTACGTGTGAAACAGCAAACACTTCACATATATAAATCACATAGTGGTGAATTGTAATACGACACTCTTGTAAAATCCACACGTAACTTACAAGTTTCACATACAGAGGTAAATGCCCCATTCACACCATATGTTACAGCTATCATCGGTCATTCATCATTTCATTATACATAATTACATTATACAGTGTCTTGGGAGGTAAATTAATTCCTTTCCGAATCGTCCAAAATAAGCAAACGATGACACAGTGCGGGTTTGTTTAAGGCCAGTTTATCACACACTGTCCCTTGCATTTTTATTCTAGTCAAATGTTACATTTACTATGCAGAAACACatcaatgtgataaaaaacacttttttcatATGTTTAGCATTATAATTACATAACCCCATTTCTGTAGCTATCAAGATCTGATTTATGCTCAATATTTGAACAGATTCGATATTTAACCTACTCTATGAAACATCATAAACACTACATGGATTTTAAGTGTTATATTTATGAATTTAGTACGCTATACACCATCATTAGAGAAATTACTATTAATAACATAgagtatattttcatttatatctgAATGTCAATGTTCTTCCAGAGCCCATATCAGATGATCTCCATAAGATCATAAGAAGCATATTTGAACAACTCACTGTTAAGCCCAACTTCAGCGTGACGTCGGGTAACTGAACTGAGCGAAATGTTCCGTTTCTAGCAGCTACATAAGCCTGCGTTTGTGTAAATGtagcaaaaaaaacaatgcatctTTCCCAACACGCGGATGCACTCCCCGCCTCCCAAAGCACTAACGCTGCTCCCCTCTTCCCAGCCAATTGAACAAGCTTTTTAAAGGAGGAAGAGAGGACCTGCACGTATACGCATGCAGAACGGGAGGAAGAAAGCGCCATGGCAGGCAAACTACGAGGCTAATGAGCGCTATTAAATTAATTACCATAATGGCAAGATGCTATTTGATCTCCCCTCTCCCTAGTTTTACAGTATAAAGCTTTTCCCTTTAGTGGAACTTCTGCGATTTGCCGCCACTGATCAGCGTGTCTTTGTAAAACCCCACTGCTTTAATTAAAGCAGAGCGAAGGGCCCCAGTCGTTATAGTGACATCAGCCCGTTT
This window of the Paramormyrops kingsleyae isolate MSU_618 chromosome 1, PKINGS_0.4, whole genome shotgun sequence genome carries:
- the lmo3 gene encoding LIM domain only protein 3 isoform X2 translates to MQKREKSFGIQMLSVQPDTKPKGCAGCNRKIKDRYLLKALDKYWHEDCLKCACCDCRLGEVGSTLYTKANLILCRRDYLRLFGVTGNCAACSKLIPAFEMVMRAKDNVYHLDCFACQLCNQRFCVGDKFFLKNNMILCQTDYEEGLMKDGYAPQVR
- the lmo3 gene encoding LIM domain only protein 3 isoform X1, producing MPLSEKNKLGIITSIFAEGIQMLSVQPDTKPKGCAGCNRKIKDRYLLKALDKYWHEDCLKCACCDCRLGEVGSTLYTKANLILCRRDYLRLFGVTGNCAACSKLIPAFEMVMRAKDNVYHLDCFACQLCNQRFCVGDKFFLKNNMILCQTDYEEGLMKDGYAPQVR